The following is a genomic window from Chloracidobacterium sp..
GCGGAAGCGTATCGGCATTGGTTCACGAACCGCGGGCTTGGCGAATATTTAACCGCACCCATCGAGCGGCCCGGAGCGTTCCACATATACAATCAGTTCGTGATACGCGTACCTAAGAAGCGCGACGAACTCAGGGCGTTCTTGACCGAGAATGGCATTGGAACCGACATCTATTATCCGCTGCCGCTGCATTTGCAGGAGTGTTTTGCGTATCTCGGCTATACGAAGGGTGACCTTCCTATTGCTGAAGAGGCGGCCTGCGAGACGCTTGCATTGCCGATTTATCCCGAATTGAGATCCGAGCAGATAGAGTTCGTGTGCGGCCGCATCGCTGAATTCTTTGAAGGGCAAGGCGTATGAACAATGACCTCATGGTCGTAAGGCTCGACGGAAGGTTCGCAAAGGCATTCGTGGCAGCCGCCGTGTTAATGGTGCTTATCTTTGCCTTTTCCGCCGTGCGTATCCAGATAGGCAATATGTTCGCCGATCTCACCGATCCTTCGGATGAGAACGCCGATCAAATTTCCGCACTGGCACAGTGGCTGTCGCCCTATGATCCGCAAGCCTCGTGGTTAAAGGCTTTGGTTGCAAAGACGGACTTTCGTCTCGTTCGTTCGGACAGCGTTGTTGAGCTGATGAAGGAGACGGTTCGGCTTGCTCCGTACGATTTTCGATGGTGGGTCGAACTCGGACGTGCCTATGAGCGATCCGGCGACACGGATGATGCTGAGGCCGCACTAAAACATGCGAAGCTGCTTGCTCCGTCAAGCATTTATACGAGCTGGCAATTGGGCAACTTTTACCTTCGCACAAACAGGCCGGACGAGGCATTTAATGAGTTTCGATATGCGACCCTGCAGAACCATATCTACCGCGAGCAGGTTTTCTCGCTGGCGTGGGATTATTTTGAGAAAGACCCCGCAAAGCTGGAGGCGGTTGTCGCCAACGATCCGGGTGTTTTCGCCGATCTTGCGATGTTCTATGCGGCGAGAGGCCAGGCAGCGGATGCTCTTCGCGTCTGGAGTTCGCTGACCGATGAACAAAAGGCAGAGTACCCTCAGCTCACGCGTGTGATGGCTCAAGGGCTTTATGACAAACGGTTCTTCGCCCAATCGCTCGCTTTTGCTAACCAGTCGAACTTTGATCCCGATGCCAGACCCGAGGCCGTTACGAACGGCGGCTTTGAAGGGCAGATCAGGCCGCCGAACGAAACGCTCTTTGATTGGAAGGTCGTACGTTCGGACGGCAAGGTCGATATCAGTCAAGATCAATCGGTAAAGTATTCGGGCAGTAAGAGCATGCGGCTCAATTTTCGCAGTTATACAAAAGCAGAATTCTACAATTTGTTTCAGACCGTTGTCGTGGAGCCGAAGCACACATACAAGCTGCGTTTCCGGCTCCGGACCGAAGGTTTGAAAAGCGGCGGCACACCGCAGATCGAGGTGATCAATGCGAACGACGACAAACTCATTGCCGCAACATCTGCATTTGCACAAGGGACGAATGATTGGCAGGAGATCACGCTCGAAGTACCGGTTCCTGAGAATTGCGACGGCATTACGATCCGCACGGCGCGGTCATACTGCGGCGAGAACTGCCCACTCATCGGAACCATCTGGTATGACGACTTTGTTTTAGTGAAATAGGCGTATTGAATGAGAACAGATAAAGCCAGCTTTTCAAACAGAGCGATCTTCTTCCTGATCTGCGCGGCCGTCGTGGTCTTTACGATGTTCTACGGAACCGTGCATCAGCCCGCGATCGCCTTGTTTTATTTGACCGTAACCGCTATGTGGCTTTTCTGGGCATGGGACAGTTTCCGGACGGGCAGCTTTACCATCAGCCGGCATTTGCTCCAAGTTCCGCTGTTCGCCGCTGCATTATTCGCGTTCGTGCAGATGATCCCATTCGGATGGCGTGATGATGCAGCAGGCGTTGCCGGCGTCGGCCGAACGCTGACGATGTCGCCGTTCGATACGCAAATGACGATGCTTCATATGCTCGCGCTTGCTCTGTTCTTTTCGGTCGTACTTACATCCGTTTCGAGCGCCGCAAGGCTGAGTAAGCTTGTTACATTCATATCAGTGTTCGGTTTTGTGTACGCATTCTTCGCGATACTTCAGTCATTTCTCAGTCCTGGCAAGATATATGGTATTTACGAGCGGGCCGGTGCTTCACCGTTCGGCACTTTCGTCAGCAGGCATAACTTTGCGGCGTTTGCAGAAATGACGCTCGCACTGCCGCTCGGAATGCTCCTTTCGGGTGCGGTAAAACGCGATAAGAAGCTGCTTTATATCACCGCCATCGTGCTGATCGGCACGGCACTGCTGATGAGCGGCTCGCGCGGCGGGCTTGTTGCAATGGCAGCAGCGGTTATGCTCCTGATCTTTTTGACCACGCGTGCAAAGGGCTACAAGGCAATTGCTGTTCGGGGCGTGCTTGCTGTGCTGCTTGTCGCGGTCGTTGTTGCCGGCACGATCTATATCGGCGGCGAATCTTCATTGACGAGGATCGCAGAAACGGCAACTTCAAAGGACGTTACGACCGACCGTCTGCATATATGGAAAACTACGCTGAAGGTAATTAACGCAAATTTTCCGCTCGGAGCAGGGATCGGAGCGTTCGCGCAAGCCTATACACAGTTCGACGATCGCGGCGGCCTGGAACGCGTCGAGCAGGCTCATAACGATTATCTGCAGGTATTGGCCGACGCAGGGATCGTCGGTGCCGCGATACTTGCCGTCTTTCTTTGGGCCCTATACAAGACCGTCAGACGTGCGCTCAAGGAAAAAAATGGGTTTCGACGAGGAGCCGCCGTCGGTGCGATCGGCGGGATCTTTGCGGTGTTGGTCCATAGCGTTTTTGATTTTGTTCTGCATACCACGGCCATAACCGTTATGTTCATTCTGTTGCTCGTGATATTGATCGCATCCGCGCGGAGCTATACGGACGATATTGAAGACGACGAGAACGCGCGGCATCGCCATCGGACAAAGGGGATCGTTACTGCGTTCGGTCGCCGCCGTTCCGCTTCACGGTAACGGCACGCACAAGCCACCACACAAGCCCGTGTCCGACATACACAAGTGCGAGTGCAAGAAGAGCGTATCTGGAATACCAGTAAATGAACATCCCGAGGCCTGCGAGCAGTACGACGAGCAGAATGCCTTGCGGTGCGGCACCGGCGGTCTTCATGCTTGAATAACGGATCTTGCTGACCATCAGTACGCCGAGGACGGCGATCAACGCGAGCAAAGCTCCGCCGTAATATTGAGCAGTGGTAAGGCCATACGATATGAGCGGTTGTGGCGAGAAGTGAACGAGCGCCGCCAGAAGTCCGCCTGCGGGCGGTATTGGCAGCCCGACAAAGTTCTTCTTATCGAGTTTCGCCGCGCCTTCTTCGAGGACGCGCGGACGCGTCGCCTGCAAATTGAAGCGTGCAAGGCGAAAAGCACCGCACATCAAATAGCCGAAAAGGACAAATACGGCAAGCTTATGCTGAAAGCTGCCTTCATCGTAAATTCCGCCGAATGCCCACGCATACATCAGCGCGGTCGGTGCAATGCCGAACGTCAGCACATCCGCAAGCGAATCGAACTGAACGCCGATCTCGGTCGCCGTTCGGGTGGCCCGGGCGACACGTCCGTCAACCGTATCGAACAAAATCGCAAGCCCGATGCCGATCGCCGCCAGATTGAAGTATCGAGAAGCGGCCTCCGGATCGATGAACGACGCGTGAAAGCCTTTAATTGACGTTAGGACCGTCAGAAATCCCATCGCCACGTTTGCCGCCGTAAACAGCGTGGGAATAACGTAAAGCCCCTTTTTGAGGCCACGATGAGCTGGTAATTGTTCGTTTTCCTGCATTGGTAAGAAAAAGGCGGAATCTTCGTTCTTAGCGGCCGTCGAGCTTTGCGATGATCGATTCGCCGCCCTTGACCTTATCGCCAACAGCCACGCAGATATCAGCGTGGGCAGGCAGCACAACATCGGCACGAGAGCTGAATTTGATCAGGCCGAATTTTTGGCCGCGTTCAAGATGTTCGCCTGCACCGGGCCAGCAGACAATTCGCCGAGCAACTATACCCGCGATCTGTGTACAGGCAACATTTACACCCTCACCTTCGATGCGGAGTGTGTTCCGCTCATTGACGAAGCTCGCGTTGTCGTTCGTCGCCGGCATCTTTTTTCCGCGAATGTAGTCGATCGACGTAATGGTGCCTGCTATCGGTGATCGGTTTATATGAACGTCGAATGGCGACATAAATACGCTGATGACGATCTCGCTGCCGCTCTTATCGATCCTTGTTACGCGTCCGTCCGCCGCTGATACTACGAGGCCGCTGCCCTCAGGGATCGATCGCCGCGGGTCACGAAAGAAATATGCCATAAATGCAGTAAGAAGCAGAAACGCTGCTGCAGGTATCCACAAATGCAGCATCGCGAATACTATCACGGCAGCAAACGGGATGATCACAAATGGAATTCCTTCACGCACCATAAAGACGTTCGTTAAATACTATCTGAGTTGAGGGCTAACAAAAAGCCCGGCGACACGCGCCGCCGGGCGAAAGAGGAGGATCGTATGAAGAAACGTCAGGCCCGAACAGGGTTATCCTTTGCGTAGCTGTACGCACACCATGCCGCGATCACATGGACCAAAAGGCCCAAAGTGCCAACGGAACCGATCCAGGAGATGCCTGTGAAAAGTAACCATATTATACCGATAAATATCCTACCGTTATATATTTGGCCGATCCCAGGGATCAGTAAGCTAAGTATGCCTGCCAGTAAAGGTTCCCTCATCGAGACCATTCGCGCCTCCACGTTATTGATATACGCCGAACCGCCGTAAATGTTTCAGAAAATATTCATTACTCCATTGTAGCGTGGAGCAATTGATGCGTCATAAAAAAGAGTGCAACACCGGCGAACACCGACAGCGACACCAGAGGATTCTTGCCGCCATGATGATTGACCTCAGGTATCAGATCGCTTGCGGATACATAAAGGGCGATGCCGCCGGCAAAAGGTAGTGCGTAGGCTACCGAAAATCCGGCCGCAGGCCCCGCAAGATAGAATGCGATAACGCCTATGAGGGTTACGACGCCGATCAGGGAAGTGGCCGCGAGCACTTCACGCATTCCTTTGCCTGCGGCAGTTATCATCGATCCGATCGTAAAACCTTCAGGGAACTTGTGGAGGAACACGGCGATAAAGACGAGCGTACCGGTTCTCATATCGATCTCAGATGCCGCAGCTATCGAAACTCCGTCAAAAAAGGTGTGGATAAGAAGGCCCGCAACCGCAGTGTATGCAGTTCGCGGCAATATCATTTCGTGATCATGGTCGTCGCAATGCATTTCACCACCGAGGTGCAGATGCGGAGCGACCGTATGCTCGAAGAATTGCGTTATCAAATATCCCGCAAGTACAAGAAGCATCGGGCCAAGCAGACTTGCTGACGAACTTCCCGCTTGTCTCTGCCATTCCTCCATCGAGCGCGGCAGTATCTCGATGAACGTTACGGCAAGCATAAAACCTGCGCCAAGGGCGAGCAGATATTTCAGCCAGCGGTTGTACCGCTTGTGAAAGGCTTTCGGCGACAGCACAAGCCCGCCAAGGATATTGGCAAGAGCCGCGAGAAGGCCGAAGATCAGTAATTTTATGAACGTCGTATCCACGTTTGGTTAAATCCTACGATACCGCGCGTTCGAACGTGAAACCGATAAGCGCGCAATTCTCAGGAATATTAAAATTTTCGCCTCAGCGTTTAAGATTTTTCTTGACATGCTTAAGCGCTTAACCGTAGAATGTCCATTAGCATTTGGCCCGAAAAAAAGAGACCCAAAAAACTGAACGCACAGAATGCGCACACTTGCTTAAATATTAGTAAAGGGATTTTTGACAGGGCCGGCCCGATGTGGATCTCAGGTATCGAAAAAGCGTAGAACAAACGTATTCGCGGCTAGGGGGACACAACAATACTTTACAGTTCGATAATTTGAACATTATGGCCCTTTTGGGCTGTGCCAAGGCGGTAGTTTGCTCTTTGAAGATGCAGCACGATCTAGCCGATTTTACGCACGAGCCGGTACTACTGAACGAAGTGCTGGAGATGCTCGATGCCAAAAAAGGCGGTGTCTATGTCGATGCGACGCTGGGGCTTGGCGGACATACGGAAGCCATTCTTGCTGCGAACGATCAAAATGTGGTGATCGGCCTTGACCAAGATGGCGAAGCGATACGCCGTGCAGCGGAGCGGCTGCGGCCCTACGGCAAGCGTTTCCGGGCGGTGCACGCGAATTTTTCTGCAATAGCGTCTTTGGCAGATGTCGAAAGTGCGGACGGCTTAGTGGCAGATCTTGGCGTTTCATCAATGCAGCTTGACGACTCCGGCCGCGGGTTCAGCTTTCGAGCCGATGCCCCGCTCGATATGCGAATGGATACGGATACGGGAGTGCCGACCGCGGCCGACCTTTTGGCCGAAGCCGATGAGTCCGAGATTGCCGACATCATCTACCGGTTCGGCGAGGAGCGGCATTCTAGGCGTATCGCACGCCGGATAGTTGAAAAGAGGAACACGGGCGAGCCTGTTAAAACCACGCGGGAGCTGGCCGAATTGGTACGGAAGGCGATCGGGCGCGGCGGCCGAGAACGAGTACATCCTGCGACGCGAACATTCCAAGCGTTGCGTATCGCGGTGAATAATGAGATCGAGATCATAAGGCCTTTCATACATGATTCGATCAGGGTTTTGAAACCGAGCGGAATTCTTGCTGTCATAACGTTCCATTCGTTAGAGGACAGAGTCGTAAAAAGAGAATTCCAACTGCTTTCGGGCAAGTGCCAATGCCCGCCGCGTATGCCGCAATGCATGTGCGGAGCCGAAAAAAAGGTAGAGCTATTGACAAAAAAGCCCATCGTTCCGAGCGGCGATGAGATTGATCGGAACGCTCGGTCGCGAAGCGCGAAATTGCGAGTTTGCCGAAAGGTAAGCCATTGACACCATTTAACTTAAGTACCTTTGGAGGAAGCCTAAATGACCGTTCGAAGATCACGATCCGGAAAGGAGAATACTGAACCGAGGCTGAGGGCCTGCAAAATGTATGTCGGAATTGGCACCGTCTTGGCCGTCGTTATCGCCGGCGCACTATTTTCGAGTTGGCAGCATTTTTCGTCATGGGACTACAGCATGCGGAACTCCAGGCTCCGTGATCAGATCAACAAGCTCGAAAGCGAGCAGCGCAGGCTGATCGTGGCTCGCGAGGTCGCTCTCTCGCCCGCCGCGGTAAA
Proteins encoded in this region:
- a CDS encoding CDP-alcohol phosphatidyltransferase family protein, which translates into the protein MGFLTVLTSIKGFHASFIDPEAASRYFNLAAIGIGLAILFDTVDGRVARATRTATEIGVQFDSLADVLTFGIAPTALMYAWAFGGIYDEGSFQHKLAVFVLFGYLMCGAFRLARFNLQATRPRVLEEGAAKLDKKNFVGLPIPPAGGLLAALVHFSPQPLISYGLTTAQYYGGALLALIAVLGVLMVSKIRYSSMKTAGAAPQGILLVVLLAGLGMFIYWYSRYALLALALVYVGHGLVWWLVRAVTVKRNGGDRTQ
- a CDS encoding phosphatidylserine decarboxylase, with protein sequence MIIPFAAVIVFAMLHLWIPAAAFLLLTAFMAYFFRDPRRSIPEGSGLVVSAADGRVTRIDKSGSEIVISVFMSPFDVHINRSPIAGTITSIDYIRGKKMPATNDNASFVNERNTLRIEGEGVNVACTQIAGIVARRIVCWPGAGEHLERGQKFGLIKFSSRADVVLPAHADICVAVGDKVKGGESIIAKLDGR
- the rsmH gene encoding 16S rRNA (cytosine(1402)-N(4))-methyltransferase RsmH, which encodes MQHDLADFTHEPVLLNEVLEMLDAKKGGVYVDATLGLGGHTEAILAANDQNVVIGLDQDGEAIRRAAERLRPYGKRFRAVHANFSAIASLADVESADGLVADLGVSSMQLDDSGRGFSFRADAPLDMRMDTDTGVPTAADLLAEADESEIADIIYRFGEERHSRRIARRIVEKRNTGEPVKTTRELAELVRKAIGRGGRERVHPATRTFQALRIAVNNEIEIIRPFIHDSIRVLKPSGILAVITFHSLEDRVVKREFQLLSGKCQCPPRMPQCMCGAEKKVELLTKKPIVPSGDEIDRNARSRSAKLRVCRKVSH
- a CDS encoding tetratricopeptide repeat protein yields the protein MNNDLMVVRLDGRFAKAFVAAAVLMVLIFAFSAVRIQIGNMFADLTDPSDENADQISALAQWLSPYDPQASWLKALVAKTDFRLVRSDSVVELMKETVRLAPYDFRWWVELGRAYERSGDTDDAEAALKHAKLLAPSSIYTSWQLGNFYLRTNRPDEAFNEFRYATLQNHIYREQVFSLAWDYFEKDPAKLEAVVANDPGVFADLAMFYAARGQAADALRVWSSLTDEQKAEYPQLTRVMAQGLYDKRFFAQSLAFANQSNFDPDARPEAVTNGGFEGQIRPPNETLFDWKVVRSDGKVDISQDQSVKYSGSKSMRLNFRSYTKAEFYNLFQTVVVEPKHTYKLRFRLRTEGLKSGGTPQIEVINANDDKLIAATSAFAQGTNDWQEITLEVPVPENCDGITIRTARSYCGENCPLIGTIWYDDFVLVK
- a CDS encoding O-antigen ligase family protein, yielding MRTDKASFSNRAIFFLICAAVVVFTMFYGTVHQPAIALFYLTVTAMWLFWAWDSFRTGSFTISRHLLQVPLFAAALFAFVQMIPFGWRDDAAGVAGVGRTLTMSPFDTQMTMLHMLALALFFSVVLTSVSSAARLSKLVTFISVFGFVYAFFAILQSFLSPGKIYGIYERAGASPFGTFVSRHNFAAFAEMTLALPLGMLLSGAVKRDKKLLYITAIVLIGTALLMSGSRGGLVAMAAAVMLLIFLTTRAKGYKAIAVRGVLAVLLVAVVVAGTIYIGGESSLTRIAETATSKDVTTDRLHIWKTTLKVINANFPLGAGIGAFAQAYTQFDDRGGLERVEQAHNDYLQVLADAGIVGAAILAVFLWALYKTVRRALKEKNGFRRGAAVGAIGGIFAVLVHSVFDFVLHTTAITVMFILLLVILIASARSYTDDIEDDENARHRHRTKGIVTAFGRRRSASR
- a CDS encoding ZIP family metal transporter, yielding MDTTFIKLLIFGLLAALANILGGLVLSPKAFHKRYNRWLKYLLALGAGFMLAVTFIEILPRSMEEWQRQAGSSSASLLGPMLLVLAGYLITQFFEHTVAPHLHLGGEMHCDDHDHEMILPRTAYTAVAGLLIHTFFDGVSIAAASEIDMRTGTLVFIAVFLHKFPEGFTIGSMITAAGKGMREVLAATSLIGVVTLIGVIAFYLAGPAAGFSVAYALPFAGGIALYVSASDLIPEVNHHGGKNPLVSLSVFAGVALFFMTHQLLHATME